ATTGTATGGAGCACCCATATTTTCTACTTCAGCTTCGGCATCTTTAAGGATGTTTGTTTTAAAAATATCTAATAAACCAAGGTTTAAATAGCCATCAGAGGAAAAATATAGTGTACTGTCTTTTGCAACAAATGGGAACATTTCACGACCTTCTGTATTTACTTTTTTGCCTAAATTTACGGGTGCATCATATGAATCGCCGCGAATAGCAACTTGATAAATATCGGTTTGTCCCAAACCGCCCTCACGATCAGACACAAAATACAATGTTTTGTTATCTGGACTTAAAGTAGGATGGCCCGTAGAGTAGATGTCGTCATTAAACGGTAATTCTATTACATTATCCCAGCTACCATCTTCCGCTTTAGTGGCTTTATAAATTTTAAGGTGTGATGTTCCTTTTTTATCGTAGATCGGCTTATTTTTCTTGTTAACGTTATCACGAGTAAAATACATGGTATTTCCATCGTTAGTTATGGCAACACTAGCTTCATGAACATCATTTCGGTCTTTTCCTTTTATAATGACACTATTTGGGTTTGAAATGCTGTCAATATTATTTTCACCTTGACTAACTTCCGCAGAATAAATATCTAGGTAGGGTTCATTATTCCATTTGTAGATATCATTTTCCGTATTTCTTGCAGAAGCGAAGTACATATTGTTGTTATAAACAAATGCACCAAAATCAGAATATTTCGAATTAATATCTAAATTTTTAACTTTTACTTCCACACCTTTTAAGGATTCTAAAGATTCATAAAGCGCAATATTACTTCCGTCTAAATCATCGGCACGTCTATCATCATTTTGAATATCTTTAAATTTGGCTAACCAGGTGTCAGCTTCTTCATAGTTACTTAAACTACGTTGCGTTTGGATGTACTTATAAATATATTCAGGATTTACCTTTTTATATTTATTTAAGGCCAGTTTATACCATATTGCGGCAGATTCAGTATCCGAGTTGTTGTAATAACAATCGCCTAAACGCGTTAATACGTGCTCACTACTATCACCTTTTCTAACGGTTTCTTCATATAATTCTGCAGCTTTAACATACGAGTAATTCTCGAAGAATATATCTGCTACTCTTTTTTGCGAAAATAGAAACGTACTACTTAAGGCAATAAATGTGAATATAATTTTAGTTTTCATACGATTATATTTTAGAAGTATCTTGGTGATTTGATTCGTTTTGTTTTAAATAATTCAAACATGACCAATATTTCGTGGGTTCCTCCAGTATAGTCAATTAAGTCTGATAACGGATATTCATAGGCATAACCTATGCGAAACTGCTTGGACACTTGAAAATCAACTATACCCGCTAAAGCCGAGGTTTGATTATCAATTCGGTAACCAGCTCCTGCCCAGAACTTCTCGTAGAATAGGAAGTTGGCCGTTAGGTCAAAAGATAGTGGTGCTCCATTGGTTGCTTTTAAAAGAAACGCGGGTTTTAATTTTGTGTTTTCACTTAATGTGAAAACATATCCGCCTGTAAAGTAATAACTCACGCGTTCCAATGCCGCATAGTCTTGACCGACTCCTGTTTCATCGTTATAATCATTCGTTAAAATACGCGGTGTGGATAAACCTAAATACCATCTGTCTGAATGCCAATAAACACCCGCACCAATATTTGGGTCCCAACGATCGTCAATACCATAAATGCTTGGATCACCCGAACTATCTGCAGAATACCTGTCCAAAGTATAACTTGTGAAACCAGCTTTAATACCAAATGCTAACTCCGTTTTCTGACCAGTTTGTATGGTATATGAAAAATCACCATACAGATATGAAAAACGTTCGTCACCTAATTTGTCATTAATAAAAGACAATCCTAAACCTATTTTGTCATTCCTTAACGGAGAGTGAACAGATAAGGTTTGGGTTATTGGTCCGCCATCAAAGCCAACCCATTGACTTCTGTGTAAACCAACAACGCTTAACGTTTCTCTACTTCCCGCATAGGCAGGGTTTATAGAGATGGTATTATACATATATTGGGTAAACTGCGGTAATTGTTGTGCAATTCCAACCGTACAACTCAATAATGCTAATGCAATTATATAATGTTTTATAAGTTTCATAGGTTAAAGTTTTATTTGGTTCCTACGTAGAAGTAACCTGTTAATGGTTTAAATCCACTATTTCTTACGTTAATGATATAATAATATGTTCCATTAGGTACTTTGTCAGCACCACCAACAGATGATTTGTGCGCTGTACCATTCCAGTTATTCTGGTAGTTATTTGCTTTATATATGATTGCTCCCCATCTATTAAAGACTTGAACGTCATAAGTATATCCACAAGTATCAACACCAGAAATTTCAAAATTCTCATTCCATTGGTCACCATTTGGTGTAATAGCAGTCGAAACGATTATGTTTTCTCTATCACATGGTTCTGGTGCCGGTGCAAGTACCACACAATCATCATTTACGTTTATTGTAACTTGTGTTGTGCTTGTACAGCCATTTTCCATAATCGTATAACTAAATGTGTAGTCACCTAAATCAACACTTAATGGATCAAATAAATTACCATTCAGCGTTACAACATTGGATAATGCTACCCATTCTCCGGACATGTCCGATCCATTATAGTAATCAAATAAGTCAATTATACCATCATCATTACAACGATCATCATTTAACGTCATGATACTGTTTTCATTTGTTACATACACAGCCTGACTTAATTGAGCCTCATTTCCACAGGTATCAACAACTGTCCAGCTCCAAATTATTTCATAATCTGTTTCAGAACCATCCGACGTGTTTACTTCTTCAAAGTTAACTATGGTTACATCACTTGAACAATCGTCAAAGACTAGAGTAGGAGCATCTGGTATATCTGCACAATTAACAAATATGTCAGATAAATCATTTGTAGCAACAGGAGCTGTTGTATCGGCTACTGTTATGGTTTGCGACACCGACGATGTATTATTACAAGCATCTGTAAAA
Above is a window of Bizionia sp. M204 DNA encoding:
- a CDS encoding OmpA family protein — encoded protein: MKTKIIFTFIALSSTFLFSQKRVADIFFENYSYVKAAELYEETVRKGDSSEHVLTRLGDCYYNNSDTESAAIWYKLALNKYKKVNPEYIYKYIQTQRSLSNYEEADTWLAKFKDIQNDDRRADDLDGSNIALYESLESLKGVEVKVKNLDINSKYSDFGAFVYNNNMYFASARNTENDIYKWNNEPYLDIYSAEVSQGENNIDSISNPNSVIIKGKDRNDVHEASVAITNDGNTMYFTRDNVNKKNKPIYDKKGTSHLKIYKATKAEDGSWDNVIELPFNDDIYSTGHPTLSPDNKTLYFVSDREGGLGQTDIYQVAIRGDSYDAPVNLGKKVNTEGREMFPFVAKDSTLYFSSDGYLNLGLLDIFKTNILKDAEAEVENMGAPYNSGFDDFAYFVDSDTQKGYFSSNRADGKGGDDIYGFVAQPCKQIITGTVRDSKLLTPIAMATVQLIDETGKIVSEVSSDENGLYQIEADCSQKYKILGMKADYKDDLKDVETTDVTGEEHVVDLNLIPLINDNEIVINPIFFDFDKWGIRADAAYELENIVSVMRAHPNMVIKIESHTDSRGGDNYNLKLSDRRAKSTQEYLYSRGITTDRIESAIGYGETRLINECSNGVKCSAEKHQENRRSKFIILKDND
- a CDS encoding type IX secretion system membrane protein PorP/SprF, yielding MKLIKHYIIALALLSCTVGIAQQLPQFTQYMYNTISINPAYAGSRETLSVVGLHRSQWVGFDGGPITQTLSVHSPLRNDKIGLGLSFINDKLGDERFSYLYGDFSYTIQTGQKTELAFGIKAGFTSYTLDRYSADSSGDPSIYGIDDRWDPNIGAGVYWHSDRWYLGLSTPRILTNDYNDETGVGQDYAALERVSYYFTGGYVFTLSENTKLKPAFLLKATNGAPLSFDLTANFLFYEKFWAGAGYRIDNQTSALAGIVDFQVSKQFRIGYAYEYPLSDLIDYTGGTHEILVMFELFKTKRIKSPRYF